In a single window of the Drosophila albomicans strain 15112-1751.03 chromosome 3, ASM965048v2, whole genome shotgun sequence genome:
- the LOC117572682 gene encoding uncharacterized protein LOC117572682 isoform X4, translating into METVVAFNNELSGLYDSRPPISKAKMAAITKSAMRAIKFYKHVVQSVEKFILKCKPEYKVPGLYVIDSIVRQSRHQYGTEKDVFAPRFQRNLTDTFANLFRCAPEDKSRIIRVLNLWQKNNVFKSDVIQPIFDLADPSHPIYHQMPPIVGAGNLSSGPGPSGSGGTINLSDISSGNAANGLNASGMSNMDLSSVVDDSMGGAMPDLSLSHDKCSSSSRRHMEQHYMKRQQQQHQHNLSQTVSSSGSKSRFDCGPSSKSHHHNKYGKSSSSHDLDYDVREILDDDDGDMMMSMGDDHHCMGDDSPPGSTNLLDNNNLKQLLNDPNVLRQLQTLQNFQKFKQQEENQKHRYPDDALQQHLQNVLKGTAGMPPGVAMGLGHSDVTDMNKDVEFISEQQPIEFAAQRCGWAISRSWCTKRNCPIPSANMAIS; encoded by the exons ATGGAGACGGTCGTTGCATTCAATAATGAG cTCTCCGGGCTCTATGATAGCCGGCCGCCCATATCAAAGGCTAAAATGGCCGCCATCACAAAGTCGGCAATGCGTGCAATTAAATTCTACAAACATGTCGTGCAGAGTGTCGAAAAGTTTATACTCAAATGCAAGCCGGAGTACAAAGTGCCCGGTCTGTATGTCATCGATTCGATTGTGCGCCAATCCCGCCATCAATACGGCACCGAGAAAGACGTTTTTGCTCCACGATTCCAACGCAATTTGACGGATACATTTGCGAATCTGTTTCGTTGTGCGCCCGAAGATAAAAGTCGCATCATTCGAGTGCTAAATCTGTGGCAGAAGAACAATGTCTTCAAATCGGATGTGATACAGCCGATATTTGATTTGGCTGATCCGAGTCATCCCATTTATCACCAAATGCCACCCATTGTGGGTGCGGGCAATCTAAGCTCTGGTCCCGGACCAAGCGGCAGCGGTGGAACCATCAATTTATCGGATATCTCGAGTGGCAATGCGGCTAATGGTTTAAACGCCTCCGGAATGAGCAACATGGACCTGAGCTCTGTTGTCGATGATAGCATGGGTGGTGCTATGCCGGATTTGTCG CTAAGCCATGATAAATGCTCGAGCTCAAGTCGGCGGCACATGGAGCAGCATTATAtgaagcggcagcaacaacagcatcagcataaTTTATCGCAAACTGTTTCTTCGTCCGGATCGAAGAGTCGTTTTGATTGTGGTCCCAGCAGCAAATCGCATCATCACAACAAGTATGGCAAGAGTAGCAGTTCGCATGATCTGGACTATGATGTGCGTGAAATACTtgatgacgacgatggcgataTGATGATGTCAATGGGCGATGATCATCATTGCATGGGTGATGACTCGCCGCCAGGCTCAACCAACTTGCTCGAT AACAATAATCTGAAACAGCTGCTCAACGATCCCAATGTGCTGCGTCAGCTGCAAACGTTGCAGAATTTTCAGAAATTCAAACAGCAAGAGGAGAACCAAAAACATCGCTATCCAGACGATGCACTGCAGCAGCATTTGCAGAACGTACTGAAG GGTACAGCCGGAATGCCGCCAGGTGTGGCCATGGGACTTGGCCATAGTGATGTCACGGACATGAACAAAGATGTGGAATTCATATCGGAACAGCAACCCATTGAG